The sequence GCCGATGGCGCCGAGCCAGTCGGCCTTCACGTCGAGCCGAGTCCCGTCGGCCTTCACGAGGGCGGCCACGTCGATGGCGAGCCCGAGGGCGTGCTGGTTGGGGCGCCCGGGCGCCGCCGCCGGCTTCTTCGCGGCGCGCTCACCCGGTTTCGCGGCTTTGCCGGCGCCGTGCGGGATCTTCTTGCCTGCCGGCGGCTTCGCGGGCGCCTTCGTCGGCGCCACAGCGCCGGCGGGACCGGGCCGGTGCATGCTGAAGTGCACCACCTCGACGATCCCGCGCGTCGCCAGGAAGGCGGCGAGATCGTCGAGCGCGAGGACCAGCCGGCAATCGGCGATGTCGAACGGGGAGGCCGACCTGGGCTTCGCCACGCCGTCGCCGCGGAACGTGACCCCGCGCAGCGGGCCGGTGATCCTGATCGGCCGGTCGACCAGCGGGGCGCCGCGCGCCGGGGCGTGCGGGATCCCCCGGCGCTTCATCTCCCTGTCGCAAGCGTCGGCCGAGAGCGCCCCGTAGGTGGCCGCGCGCGATGAGGCGGACCACGCGGGCAGCTCGAACCGCGCGCCGCCCGCGTCCCAGCCGCCGTCCAGGAGGCCGGCGCCGCCGGCTGCAGGCGCGCCGGCGTCGTCGTCCAGAGGGCCGTCTCCGCCATCCACGAGCGCCGTCGCTGCACCGGGCGGCGCGGGCGCCGTTGCTGTGGGGGCATCGACCCGCTCCTCCGAAGCGTGGCGTAGCGAGGCGATGCCGAGCGGCGTGAGGAGCGCCGCGGCGCCGATCAGGGCCGCGCCCAGGGACAGCGCACGGCGGGAAGGAAGCACGCTCATCTCTGGCGGAGCTTAGGAGAAACCGGGCGGCCTGGCAGCCTTCGTGGCACCGGACACGGTCCGGGGGAGGCTCCCCGCAGCTTTCGTGGCACCGGACACGGTCCGGGAGAGGCTGCCGGCAGCGTTCATCGCACCGGACACGGTCCGGGGGGAGGCTCCCCGCAGCCTTCGTGGCACCGGACACGGTCCGGGAGAGGCTGCCGGCAGCGTTCATCGCACCGGACACGGTCCGGGAGGAGGCTCCCGGCAGCCTTCATGGCACCGGACACGGTCCGGGGGGAGGCTCCCCGCAGCCTTCGTGGCACCGGACACGGTCCGGGGGAGGCTCCCCGCAGCTTTCGTGGCACGGGAGACGATGGCCCGAAACGGTGCTCGCCGGTTCATGGCACAGCACGTGCTGTCCAACCATCGCCACATTCAGCGCGCCTGTCACGGAGCGAGCAGCACCGGAGCCATTGGCTCGCGCTCCGCAAGGGCCGGGCTCCCTTCTGGCAGGGCGACGTCGCTATCCAGCCCCGCGCGGGCCCGAGCGCCATGGCGCAAGATTACGACGTTCGGCAGCACGCCGTCAGAAAATCAGCCGGGAGGTCGATTGACGGCTTGGTGAGGGTGATTATCCCTGCCCGGAACGTCCGGTGTGCGCCTGACGTTCTCAACACGTCCAGCGCGCGGGGGTGAGGAGCACACCGTACCTGTTCTCCGCCGCTCCGCGACGACGAACAACGAGAGGTCATTCCCTCATGACGAAGCCTTCTCCGCTCAAGAAGAAGCCCGCTCCCAAGAAGCCCGCGGCCCCGCCCCAGGCGGCGGCGGCGTTCGACGAGACCCTGCCCGAGATCGAGGCGCTCAGCCCCGATCGGCTCATCGCCATCAACCTCGATATTCCCCGTGTGGTCTCCCAGGTGCTGGGCGTATTGCCCGGTCTCCTCGCGCTGCGCTCCGCCATCGCGGAGCGCCTGCCGACGCACGAGCTCGCGTCGCTCGACCGGCTCGAGACCTACGCGCTCGCGGCCTGGTACGCGCACCTCGCGTGGCTGTCGAGCGGAGGCGCCGAGAACGCGCTGAAGCCGCTGCTCGCGGAGGCGGCCCCGCTGCGCGAGAACCTGCTGAGCGACGCCGAGGCGCTGGCCCGCCGCGGCCTGCTCGACGCGGAGACGGTCGCGGAGATCCGCGCCGGACAAGGGTACATCGACACGGCCAATGACCTCGTCGCCCTCTCGGCGCTCTTCACCGCGAGCTGGTCGGAGGTCACCGGCAAGACGGCGGCGACCGAGGAAGAAGTGAGGCGCGCCGGGGAGATCGGGCCGCAGATCCTCGCGGCCCTCGGCGTGAGGGAGCACGGCAAAGGACCCGGGCCGACCGAGGCCGCGGACAGGAGGGCGCGGGCGTTCTCGCTGCTCGTCCACGCCTACGACCAGACCCGCCGCGCCGTCACGTACCTGCGCTGGGATGAAGGGGACGCCGATTCGATCGCGCCGTCCCTCTACAAGGGCCGCACTGGCCGGGCGGCGTCGTCCAGCGACACCGCCGCCGCACCGGCGGACGGGGCCCAGGCTGAGCCGACGGCGCCGGCGTCGCCCGGAGCTGCAATTCCCGCTGCGCCGAATGGCGCGGCGGCCCCCATTGTGCTGAACGGCACGACGGCACACGCGGCGCCCGGCCCTGCGCCGAGCGGCACGGCGCCCACCGGCTAGAGCTCGCCGCTCGCCTCCGCGGCGAGCGCCCTCCCAAGCACAAGAGCTGCCTGTCCAAACCACCGGCGCCGACATCGCGCGCCCGCTGCAACACGGCCCATTCGCGTCCCGCTGAGAGAGCACTCCTGAGCTCGGCCGGCATCGCGCTTTGCCCGGTGCCGGCCGGAACGATCGTGCCTTGCCGCTCTCCACGGAATTTGCTCGACTCCCGCGATGTTTCACCCCCGCGCCGCGCTCCTTCATCACACCGCCGCCCTCGGGATCGCGCTGGCCGCGCTGCTCGCGCCCCGCCAGGCCACGGCGCGCGGCGCGTCGGCCGGCGGCGGGCCAGCGCCTTCTGCGCGCCCCGCGCCGCCCTCGCTCGTCACCGAGGCCGAGCGGACCGGCTTCCGGCGCACGGGTCGTTATGCCGAGGTCGAGCGGCTATGCCGCGCCTTCGAGGAGGCCTATCCGGGCCGCGCCCGCTGCGTCCGTTTCGGTACGACGCCCGAGGGCAGGCCCATGCTCGCCATCGCCGCCTCCGACGACGGCACGCTCGACCCCGCGGCGGCGCGGGCGAAGCGGCGCCCGGTGATCCTGTTCCAGGGCGGCATCCACGCCGGCGAGATCGACGGCAAGGACGGCGGCTTCTGGGCGCTCCGCGAGCTGCTCGACGGCGCGATGGCGCCCGGCGCCCTCGCGGCGGCCACGGCGGTGTTCGTGCCGGTGTTCAACGTCGACGGCCACGAGCGGTTCCGTCGAAACCAGCGGCCCAACCAGCGCGGCCCCGAGGAGATGGGCTTCCGTGCCACCGCGCAGAACCTCAACCTGAACCGCGATACCATGAAGGCCGAGGCGCCCGAGATGCGGGCGATGCTGGCGCTCCTCGACGCCTGGGATCCGGTGGTCCAGGTCGACCTGCACACGACCGACGGCGCGAAGTTCCAGCACGACATCGCGGTGGTCGTGGAGCCCTCGGTGCCTCACCCCGGCGGGCTCGACGCCGTGGCGCGCGCCCTCTCGGGGGAGCTCCAGGCGCGCCTCTCGGCGCTCGGCCACCTGCCGCTCCCGTTCTACCCGGCCTTCCGCGAGGACGACGATCCCTCGTCGGGGATCTCCACCGAGCCGGGGCCGCCGCGCTTCTCGCAGTCCTACAGCGCTGCCCGCAACCGCATCGGCGTGCTCGTCGAGACGCACAGCTGGGCCACCCACGCCGAGCGCGTGCGCGCGGTCCACGACGTCCTCGCGGCGCTCTTCGAGCGCGTCTCCTCCGGCGCGGGCGCGCTGAAGGCCGCGGCCGAGCGCGCCGACGCCGCGAGCGCGCGCCTCGCCGGCGTCCCGTTCGCCCTCACGTACCGCGCGGGGCCGGTCTCGCGCATCTTCCCGTTCCGCGGCTTCGCTTACGAGAAGCGAGTCTCGGAGATCTCGGGCGGCACGTGGACCCGTTACGACGAGTCTCGCCCGGAGATCTGGCGCGTGCCGCTGTTCGACCGCATCCAGCCGGACCTGACGGTCACCGCGCCCGAAGCCGGCTACGTCATCCCGGCGGCGTACGCGGCCTGGGTGGCCGACAAGCTGCGCCTGCACGGCGTGCGTTACCAGATCCTCCCCGAGGCTCGCCCCGGCTTCGCCGTCGAGGCGTTCCGGGCCGACGCGGTGACGTTCGAGCAGCCCTTCGAGGGTCGGACGCGCGTGAAGCTCCAGGGCGCCTTCCGGCCGGAGCGGCAGGATCTTCCGGCCGGCTCGCTGTTCGTTCCCATCGCGCAGCCGCGGGCGCCCCTCGTCCTGCACCTCCTCGAGCCGCTCGCGCCCGACTCCCTCGTCGCCTGGGGCTTCTTCAACGCCTCCTTCGAGCGCAAGGAGTACATGGAAGCCTACGTCGCCGAGGAGGAGGCCCGCCGCATGCTCGCCGCGGATCCGGCGCTGCGCGTCGAGTTCAATGCGCGCCTGCGCGATCCTGCGTTTGCGAAGGACGCGAAGGCTCGTCTCGATTTCTTCTACAAGCGCCATCCGTCCTGGGATGAGCGCGTGAATCTCGTCCCGGTGTTCCGCGTCGCCGCGCCGCCGTGACAGGCCTCTCCTTCGTTTCGTCTGCTTCGCCTGCACTCCGGCTCTGGTCGAATGTCCGTGAGACCGACAGGCCTCACATCATTCGATGGATTCCGGCCATTCTGCGGCGCCGCGCCGGGCGAGAGTGCCCCGCTCGGGTTGCGCGGAGCGCGCCGCGATCGCATGCTCGTCACGACATGTCGGCCGGCGTGCGACAGCGGTGACGCGCGCGCGCCGGCGACGACGCACGGCGATGTGATGTCGCCTGACGGCGAAAGGGGGGGACGATGTTCCTGCGATGGGCGTTCGGCTTTTGTTCGGCGTTTTTCTTCGCTTTTCCTGCGCTGGCGCAGAATACGCGGATCGCGAACTTCACCTATGCTGGCAGCGGCTGCCCTGTCGGCTCCGCTGCGGGGGTGATCTCGCCTGATCAGAAGGCGTTGACGGTCATCTTCGACCAGTTCGAGGCGCACACAGGCCCGGGCATCGGCCGCGCCGCGAACCGCGCGTTCTGCCAGCTGGCCGTGGATCTGCGGTTCGATCCGGGGTGGCAAGTCGCGGTCTTCGACGCCACGTACCGGGGGTTCGCCGACCTGGAGGCAGGCGTCCAGGGGCTCCACGAGACATCGTATTACTTCTCGGGGTCGCCGCTCACCTCGGGGCCGCTCACGTGGAGCATGATCGGGCCGTTCACGAACAACTTCTCGCGCACGGACACCTTCACGACCTCGGTCTGGTCCGAGTGCGGCACCGTGCGGCCGCTCAACATCAAGACGAGCCTCTATGTCACGAACCGGCTTGCGCCGGCGAGCTCCGGGGTGTTGACCAACGACACGACCGACGTCCAGGTCCGCATCGAGTACGGCCTCATGTTCCGGCCCTGTCCCGGCCCCTGAGGTCGGCAGGGCGCCCGGCGAGCCTGGCGCGGCGGTGCCGCGCCGGGCTCGCTCACGCCGTCAGGCAGCCGGCCGACGACCCTTGCATCGGCACGATGGCCATGATCTCCCCGGTGTCCCCGAAGATCAGGAGCCGCGCGACGATGGCCTCCTTGCCTGTGCCGCACAGGGGCAGGAGCGCGAGCCGGACCGCTGGCCCGTTGCCCCCCTCGAACTTGAGGGCGAGCAGCTGTTTGCCGTCGCACTCCTCGAGGAGCTCCACGTCCGCCTCGATCTGGACCGGCGCCACCCGCGTGCACGCCTTGGCCTCGCCGAAGCTGTCCACCGTGCAGCGGTTGGGATCGAGCGAGATACAGACCCGAGGCGAGCCCTGTCCGCCCACCGTGGTGATCTGGATCTGATGAACCGCAATCCCCTTCTGGAGCGGGATGGGCTCCACGAGATAGCCTGTTTCCAGCCGCAGATTCTTGATTTTCATCGGACCCCCGCCTCTCGTCCGTGCGTCCCGCGATCTCCGCCCATCGCGGCGCCGCGGCGGCGCGCCTGCTTCCAGGAGAAGCACCGGTTGTGCCGGCGCGCGCGCGCGGAGCCCGCACGCGCGCCCTGCTCCACCATCGCGCTCGGCGGAGCGTCGTAAGCCGCCGCGCCGCCGCGCCGTCCGCTCGTCGAGGCTCAGACGAGCCCGAACTTGTAGGTATCAAGGAGCCTGGCGAGGAGCGCGGCGTTCGCCGGATCCACGAGGGAGCCGAGCTGGGTCACCTCGAGCTCCGCGCTGACGCGCTCGAAGAGGGCGGCGCAGATGCGGGTCGGATCGTGGCGCGCGGCGTACGCGATGCCGTCGGGTCGCCTCGGGTGGTCATGGATGGCGCGCGCCCAGCGGTTGGCGGCCCGATAGGACTCCCCCGACGTGAGGCGGGCGTCGGCCCCGAGGCGCGCGAGCCCCGCTCCCGTGAGGTTCACGAGCCGCAGCGGCCGCCGCGGCGCGATGCGCGCGAGCCCCCGCGCGGCGAGCTCGCTCTGCTCCACGAAGCGCACGCCGGTCGCGTGGCCGAACACCTCGATGAAGGCGCAGCGCGCGTCCTTGCCGGCGTACAGCACGCCGAACTCGCCTTCCGGCGCGTCGAAGCGGTTGTCACCCGAGCGACCGAAGTGCATCGGATCACGCGTGAGCCAGTGGATCCGGAACCAGCTCCTCCGGAAGATCGCGATGGGGAGCGGCGACGCCGCGAGGTCGAGGGGCGGGTCCGGATGGGCCTCGAGCGTTGTCTTCATGGCGACTCTGTTCCGCACGGACGAGCGACAGGGCGGTCGACGCGCGCGACGTCCCGCACGTGCTCCGGGCCCGCGTGTCCGGCGTTCTTTGCGCGGAGGGCATTCGCCCGGATCCCTGGCGAGCGCGACGCCCTCGTCATCGCGGCGCGTTCTCAGGCCGCGCCTTGCTCACCGAAGGTGCGCGCGGCGAGCCGCACGGGGTCCAGCTCGCCGCGGCGGAGCCAGTCGAGCGGCCGCTCGCCGTCGAGGCGGAGGTTGCCGGAGAGGAAGAAACGGATCTTCGCCAGCGGGGGGTGCTCTTCGAGGAGGGCCAGGATCTCCTCCATTCCCGGCAGCAGGCCCTCGTCCGCGAACTGCCATGCGGGGTAGAGGTGCCCGCGACCGCCGATGCTGACGGCCAGCAGCCTTCCGGCGGTGCGCTGCGCTTCGATCGCCTGCGGCGAGAGGTGCAGCCCTTCGCCGACCTCCTCGGCGGTGAGCGTGCCCCCTTCGGCCGCGAGGAGCGTGTCCCTCGCCTGCAGGCCGCGGAGGCGGGCCGGCATGAGCGGATCCGCAGCGGAAAAGAGGCCGACGGCGCTGGGCTGCCTGAGCGCCGTCACCAGGGCATCCGCGTTGCTGGGCGACGCGACCACCTCGCCAAGCTCGCTCTGATCGAGCCGCTCCGCGACCTGGGTGAGCGCGTCGATGCCGCGCGCCAGGAACGCGACCCGCAGCGGTTCACCGTCGTACTGGTGGAGTCGCTCTGCAATTTCCGCCAGCGCGCTGGAGTCCCGATCCTTAGCCATGGTCGACCCAGGGGACGATGCAGCGCGCGCGCAACGCCGTCAACCAAGCGCACGCCGCCTTTCTGCGTGATTACGACCATGCTGAACGGAACGTCAGTGAAAACCATTCCCGGTATCGCTGGTGTCGTTCTTCTTCGGTGAGCTCACCGGCTC is a genomic window of Sorangium aterium containing:
- a CDS encoding extensin family protein, with protein sequence MSVLPSRRALSLGAALIGAAALLTPLGIASLRHASEERVDAPTATAPAPPGAATALVDGGDGPLDDDAGAPAAGGAGLLDGGWDAGGARFELPAWSASSRAATYGALSADACDREMKRRGIPHAPARGAPLVDRPIRITGPLRGVTFRGDGVAKPRSASPFDIADCRLVLALDDLAAFLATRGIVEVVHFSMHRPGPAGAVAPTKAPAKPPAGKKIPHGAGKAAKPGERAAKKPAAAPGRPNQHALGLAIDVAALVKADGTRLDVKADWLGAIGAPPCGPGSEPKAPSPHALELREILCSISTSGLFNVVLTPNANEAHADHFHFDIKRDARYFLLE
- a CDS encoding RES family NAD+ phosphorylase gives rise to the protein MKTTLEAHPDPPLDLAASPLPIAIFRRSWFRIHWLTRDPMHFGRSGDNRFDAPEGEFGVLYAGKDARCAFIEVFGHATGVRFVEQSELAARGLARIAPRRPLRLVNLTGAGLARLGADARLTSGESYRAANRWARAIHDHPRRPDGIAYAARHDPTRICAALFERVSAELEVTQLGSLVDPANAALLARLLDTYKFGLV
- a CDS encoding M14 family zinc carboxypeptidase, producing the protein MFHPRAALLHHTAALGIALAALLAPRQATARGASAGGGPAPSARPAPPSLVTEAERTGFRRTGRYAEVERLCRAFEEAYPGRARCVRFGTTPEGRPMLAIAASDDGTLDPAAARAKRRPVILFQGGIHAGEIDGKDGGFWALRELLDGAMAPGALAAATAVFVPVFNVDGHERFRRNQRPNQRGPEEMGFRATAQNLNLNRDTMKAEAPEMRAMLALLDAWDPVVQVDLHTTDGAKFQHDIAVVVEPSVPHPGGLDAVARALSGELQARLSALGHLPLPFYPAFREDDDPSSGISTEPGPPRFSQSYSAARNRIGVLVETHSWATHAERVRAVHDVLAALFERVSSGAGALKAAAERADAASARLAGVPFALTYRAGPVSRIFPFRGFAYEKRVSEISGGTWTRYDESRPEIWRVPLFDRIQPDLTVTAPEAGYVIPAAYAAWVADKLRLHGVRYQILPEARPGFAVEAFRADAVTFEQPFEGRTRVKLQGAFRPERQDLPAGSLFVPIAQPRAPLVLHLLEPLAPDSLVAWGFFNASFERKEYMEAYVAEEEARRMLAADPALRVEFNARLRDPAFAKDAKARLDFFYKRHPSWDERVNLVPVFRVAAPP
- a CDS encoding DUF4360 domain-containing protein, with the translated sequence MFLRWAFGFCSAFFFAFPALAQNTRIANFTYAGSGCPVGSAAGVISPDQKALTVIFDQFEAHTGPGIGRAANRAFCQLAVDLRFDPGWQVAVFDATYRGFADLEAGVQGLHETSYYFSGSPLTSGPLTWSMIGPFTNNFSRTDTFTTSVWSECGTVRPLNIKTSLYVTNRLAPASSGVLTNDTTDVQVRIEYGLMFRPCPGP